AGTCCCCCTCTACACTACTTAGTGCGCATTCAGATGCAGACTGGGCTGGTGATCTTGATGACAGACGATCTACTGGAGGATTTGCCATTTTCTTTGGTCCTAATCTCATTTCCTAGAGTGCCAGAAAACAACCTACTGTCTCCAGATCGAGTACGGAGGTTGAATACAAAGCTCTTGCCGATGCTACTTCTGAACTTATTTGGCTCGAAGCTCTTGTTCGTGAACTTGGTGTGATTCTTCGTGAACGACCAAGTCTATGGTGTGACAATCTTGGTGTCACCTATCTATCTGCAAACCCCGTTTTTCATGCACGCACCAAGCACATTAAAATTGATTTCTTTTTTGTTCGAGAAAGGGTTGCTCGCAAGCAACTTGATGTTAGGTTTATCTCTAGCAAGGATCAGATTGCTGatggttttacaaaacctttatgTACCAAGAAAGTAGATGAGTTCAAACGTAATCTGAACCTTAGTCCGGTTCAGATTAAGGGGGGTATTAGACATGTATAATGACATGTATCCAATATGGTGTAGTACACCAATTGGATACGTACCCGATCTGTACCAGGCCACGGTGGAGGCTCTTTCCACCCATATAACACGCAACCGAACCCTCCAACGAGGGTATCGTTCCTCCCATAGAATTCTACAACCTCCACTGAGGGTAGTCCTATGAAGATACAACCAAAAGAGTTATAATTATTCTAGTTTGACACAACTAACACCATTGCCTAAGTTAGCAAACTTGATATGCATAACAAGTTATAGTGTCCCATTCTTTCTAAGTACTCAAGGATTTATATTTCTAGATAATCTTTGGTCCAATTTATGGATGTTCACTTTGGTTTCTCTAAATTTATTTTTATAATCTACTATGGAAACATAGGCACCAGAATATATAAGAAGGAGTTAACTTAGCCACAAAACAAGCAACTGTTTTTATGGAAAATGAGATGATTATAGTGCCAAATGCAACCAAATAGTATATAAAACTATTTATAGAGTGAATTCCAATTTGTAACCCCTGATTTTACATTTTTTTCATGAATTACCCCCACTGAGCATTTCATTTGGACTACCCCACTTAGTGAAAGTTTTTGCCAATTTTTTTCCCTTCCAAGATATTGGAGCAATCTATCGGCCATGTATGCACATGGGGTGTGCCATGTCGcagtttttttcttgttttttttttgttcttgtGCCAAAGCTGGGCCAACTCCCCTCATCCGGACCAACTTAGACGAAACATTGCGGCTCCTGAACCAGGTTTTCCCTCCCGCGGCCAAATTTGTTGAGTCACTCCACTTTGTTTGGCGCGGGGGCATGGCACTTGAACATAACGACAGAAAACCCACATTACAGATATCTCGGAAACTCTTAGAAGGGAAAAACTGACAGGCGTCTCACGAAATAGGGGTAATCGAGATGATAAACTGCTAAATGGGCCATTTGTGTCAAAAATGTGAATTTATTGGGTAATATCTGAAATCCACTGTTGTTTTTCAATGGTAAATTAAATACTTCTTGCATGCATATATAACTGATCCATATAGTTTCAGATATATTTGCCATGagattttaagaattattctatggTATAAACTGGGCACCAAGTGCATAGGAAATAATGAATGGAGGTACATAATACATTTGTTTTTGGCTCAACATACACCGAACTTCCAGTTTATTTCGTGAATGTTAAATGGGTTATTTCAGAAAATGTGTTTGAAGAAACATAAAGTGCGATTGCAACTTGAAGACAGTATGTCCATATATAGTTAGAATTCTTAACGCACTTTGGTGGGTGGATTTGTATTGGAGGAAATCTATCCCCCAATGGGGAGAAAATCATTTCTACGAGACACAACTAGCTGCCATATTCTCTTACACTTCTCATCAGTAACGAGTGATCACAGATATTTTGGCAGCAGAAGATCTAAATGAGTGCACCACTACCCATTTGCTATAGGTAGCTAGTTTCCCGAATGAGCAATAAGCACTAACGCAAGTGTTATGCATGCAACCACATCAAATCTttctcaaaggaaaaaaaaaaatagATGAAAGATATCATTCTTTGGGCAAACAAATAATATGTGTGAATCACAGAGAGCCAGCAAAAAAGCTAATATTACTGCAGAAATACAATAGAGAAAAGGCCAGCATTATCTCAAaaagaaaagagagaaaaagctATTAATACCTACTGTACTTTCCTCTGAAACATCGACATACATGCATTCTCCATCGATCTTTATATAAGGCGCACTCATTAAGTTAGTTTGTCTCTCAACCACAGAAAACCTCTCAGCTCGGGAGTCGATCAATCAGAGGGAAGTACAGGTACAGGTGTAGCAAGCCATGTCGTCGGATGCAGGGAAGAAGGCCTATGTTGTGGCCATGGTGATACAGGTGATCTACACCGGCATGTACGTCGTGTCCAAGGCGGCCTTGGACGGCGGCATGAACTCCTTCGTCTTCATCTTCTACCGCCAGGCCGCTGCCACTCTTCTCTTGGTGCCGCTCGCCATCATCCTCGAGAGGTAATGGTACTTTCATAATTACTCGATCAAGGCATAGTTAACAGTTAACGTCAGTGTGTATGCATATTCATGCATGTAATTAGTTCACCTAAAATCTGTCGATCCCTGTTTGAATCCGATACTGTGATCCCTGAATGTTGTAATGGTTTTGCATGCAGGAGAAACGCGCCACCCATGTCGCTGTGGTTGTTCACTAAGATTTTCTTGTATGCTTTACTCGGGTAAGATATCGCTCTTGATTCTTGCTGTTAGTTCAAAGAGATCGATCATACACACGTGTGTATGTATAACATGTATTGCTCTCGTACGTACGTGTTGTAGGAGCACAGTGAGCATGAACCTGCACAACCTGAGCCTCAAGTACACCTCCGCGACCGTGGCGTCCGCCACGAGCaactccatcccggtgatcacctTCCTCTTCgccgtcctcctccacctcgaaGCCATCAAGCTCCGCGCGTCCTCGGGCGTCGCGAAGCTGGCCGGTGTGGCGCTCTGCATCGCGGGAGTCCTCGTCATCGCCCTCTACGCGGGGCCGCCGCTCAGCCCACTCAACCACCACCGCGCCTTCGCCGGCCACGCGCACGCCGCCGTCGGGAACAAGCAGGGGCAGTGGATGAAGGGCACGTTCCTGATGCTCCTGGCAAACGTGACGTGGTCGCTCTGGATCGTGCTCCAGGCGCGCCTCCTCAAGGAGTACCCCAACAAGCTGCTGGTCACGGCGCTGCAGTGCCTGCTCAGCACGGCGCAGTCGCTcgcgctggcggcggcggcgaccgccgggaGGCGGGACGTGTGGAGACTTCGGCTGGACGTGGGGCTTGTCGCCGTGGCGTACTCCGGGTTCGTGGTCACCGGGGTGTCCTTCTACCTGCAGGCGTGGTGCATCGAGAAGCGCGGGCCGGTGTTCCTGGCCATGTCCAACCCGCTGGGCCTCCTGCTCACCGTGTTCTGCTCCTCTTTCTTCCTCGGCGAGGTCGTCCACCTCGGTAGCATCCTCGGCGGGGCGCTGCTCGTGGCAGGGCTGTACAGCGTGCTCTGGGGGAAGAGCAAGGAgctgccgccgccaccctcgccttgtctagatcatgcaTCAGCAATAATCTGCACCGTGAAACAAGGATCGGCTGCTAGTGATGGTGACATGAACATGGATGGGGTGAAGTTAGAGGAGAAGAGGATCAAGCTGGATTCACAGGTGTAGCTACAAAAAGTATATACATACATAGTTACAGAGAAGCGGCAGGCCGATCACGAGTGATTAGTTTCACGAGACTGATCTGGAGAGTGACACAGTATACTGGAGTATGTTAATCCACTCGCCTGATAAAGTACAGTAGCACGAGGACATGTATTAATTACTGGGAACTTCTGAACGATCATACGAGTGCTGGAACGCACGTGCGCAGAGGGACGACTGCTGATGTATGCCGAAATTCAACTTCACATGTAATTTTATCTTGGCAGGTTGTACCGCcgttctctcaaaaaaaaaaaaaaaagttgtacCGCCGCATGTTTCTGCTCTTGAGTCTTGACTCACAGTCTACAATAGGGTTTCGAAAATAGGAAAAAAAATTGTCCACTTACCCCCTCAAACTAGTGCTCACTTTCATGGAGTTTGGACGCGCTCTTTGCAGCCAAAATTGGTGTGTATGGTTTCTATGTGTGCCGGTTAGAGCTCATTTGGTCCAAAGAGATTCCGGTGGAATTTTGGAGGATATCATTTCCTTACAAATTTTTCCTATGGAGCTTGTTTAGTTCGTAGGATTTGAAACCATGCAGAATTAGAGATGTTTCCTATGGTCAACTTTTTATACAGTTCGATAACAGAATTTCACTTAGCTCCAATCTCATGGAAAATTTCGTTGTTTGTATGGCATGTATTTTTCCGGCAAcacaatcaaacaacatgtaacaTACATTCATGTGTTTTCAAATGTTGTAGGATTCAACATGCCAGGGCATTCTATTCCTACAATTTTTCAATACCTACGTTTTAGAGATTCTGCGAACCAAACTGTCTCTAAAAGAATTTTCCCTATGTTTCTCATTGTTCCGTTCCTTTGGTCCAAACTAATGAACAATGACATCAGGAAAAAAATCCACTCATGTGCTTTCCGCCTTTCCCTCTATGTTTCCTAAGAACCAAAGAGGCTCCGGAGTTTGTGAAAACTTATCTAACCCTCAAATTGTTTGTGCTAATGTGGGAAAATATTGAATCGATAAATGGTCATGTGTATACTACATGTAGTTTCCTATCTTCTATATGGCCCTTCCAATTCAGCCTTTGgaccttttttcgataaaggggatatattaatatcaagagataccaattacacccagcctctgcaacacgcaccaccctaatggcactacggatgcacacagccaaaaaaaggaaaagaaaactaagaaacaaaagtcccgctacagtatctcgggcctaacaatagtaatacatccaccgccatgacaacacctgaattacagactctccaaaaaacgacgcctccaagaagggaacagtgctcaaacaccgtcgtcgcccgatcaaagatcttaggttttcaccctgaagatagtccccgctctcaaaacaatacctccaccaaggtcactgccaggcacaaccagttaaggccggaccttgggttttcaccctgaaaggtaggactctgagcttcacctgtgttgtcacccccactttcataccgctgttgtgaagcccggacaccaagcaggcccctcaacagcgcggagacttgaacctccgttagctagtcctcccctccggccttcatgaaattctcttcttccgactttcatcatggatccatagtcacttgatgtcaacacagaaaaagagcttcgcgccgctccctccagaaccaaatggtcggaataaacacatgggtgcgcatgaccgaatacctccgattcagcaaactccaggcaaagcactgttacattcaccggcggagccttccggaactcaaccctccggccagatcacgagtccaggcctccggtaggtcctcctcttcacgcaagagaggccctaggaccgccgcctttattcaggttggacccccacgtcggcgaccatcccgggctggccaatccaaccccccaccggcgacaccatcgccggcttccatgctcctccatctcaccgccggatggTGGTGATGGATaaaaaatccaccaccaccaaccgcaggccgaacctctccggcgaagaagaggccacctcctccgtcgaacccaaggttgctgccccgggcgccctcgtgtcgtGGAAGAAACCCGAGATTGCCTCCACGCACCGACGAGAGGCGggggtggatggcatggcgcagaccgagggcctggccgccgcccaccaccagcccctgccggagtgctgcgggaagccgacgggaggagcgagaccgcagcgccgcccatcccaaccgcGCCGGCCGGTCCGCTAGGGGACAACCGTCGGGAGGAGGGCCGCTGCCATCGTCGCCCATCCCACGCGCGCCTGCTCCTCCATGCATCGAGGAGGTCGGATCCGGCCGCTGTTCTCCACGCAGCGACGAggagggcccccgccgccgccacgccccgagggactttgccccggcggcgctaccggcggcagCGGAGGGTGGGGTGCGGGAGAGGTTAGGGTTGGGGTGGGGTGGGGTGCCTGCGTACAAGCAATGTATCAGATGAATCTGATAGGATCGAGATCAGCCTTTGGACCTAGTATCTAGAAGAATCCTACTGACCTAAATCATCATAAAGGTAGTTTCATATCATCTATATGGTCCTTCCAATTCAGCCTTTGGACCTTTTTCAAAACAGGCTACCCCCTCCCTTCCATTACTTGTTATAACGGAAATACAAAGTTCAAAGCATTGTTACACAAGAAAAAATATAGACGAGAAGGGGACTAGAAAAAGGCTAAACCCGCTGACAGGAAGTCGATATCGAGAACCCACTACAGGGCAAAAACCTACAAACGCTTAAGCTAACTACAGAAGTTCAAGATCAACATGACGAAAGAACAACAAAACGAACAACATATTTTTTGAACACTAATCACAAGACTCCTAGTATCTAGAAGACTCCTATTGGCCTAAAGAATtataaaaaaaacaagaaaaggaTAACCGTATGAATATTGTAAGATAGAATCGCTCGATCGTGGGAATTCCGGAAATTCGCTCCCCATGCGATCCCTGTGAATATATACTCATGTTGTTATGCCAAAATGTCATGCATAAGTTACCTTCTCTATGGATGGGTTTGCGCTAGCATACTATATATATACATACACGTCATCCTAAGCATATCAAGTATTCTACCATTAACAAAGGTATTTCCCTCTAAAGATCAAGATCGAGCTCTGGCTGGTCTGCCACAACGTTCATAGCGACACAAgataatatgacaaagagaatgcTTAACTGCTAAATATGTTTCGGAAATAGTAGGGAGAGAGATAGGAGCAAATACCAGGCCGAACATTTTTCTTAGTATTTTTTTGGTGGATTCTTAAATATCTACCAATTAGCAGAAATGTCCAGTTACAGTTTTGGAAGCTATATGCTACACAGTTTTGACGATTCGAACTAGATCTTGATTAGGAGGGAAGTTGATAAGATCCCAGGCCAAACTAATTATCCATGCTTATGTTTTAAACATTTAATCTTGAGGCATGACAAGATTAGGAAGCTCCGTGGGTTGGAGCTGATGCATTGAAAaagaatgatgatgatgacgccTCTTTTTCTACAACATTCCCTAGGGCCTCAGAACAAGGGGCTGATCCAGATTAAAGGAATGTCGATGTATTGCAAAGAATTTTTCGTAGCGGTAAATAAAACAATATTATTCCGCTCAATATTTTCGTAGAGGACTATCACTATTCCCTATGGATGGATAAAGTAATTATTTTGTGAGGGAAATAACTATTTTTGCTTGAGAGACTTCAAAGGACTATAAGCTAAAAAAAAAAGTTCAGAGGATTATAAAACTAAAGATGTTACTATTTGGGAAATTGCGGCCCAACCAACCGGCTGAAAAGAGAGGCCTTATGAAGGCACTGGGAAGGCCCAAACTGAATCAAGAGCAGACAAGAGAGAAGAGGCTAGAGAAAGAAGGAGGCTCCAGAGCGGCGGCGCGTGCTCCACGACGATATGAGCGGCGAGGcgggggccggcggcggcggtgaagCGAACGGCGTCCAGCCGAACGTGACCATCTACATCAACAACCTCAACGAGAAGACCAAACTCGAAGGTACCGCTCCCCTGCTGGAGCCTTCTTGTCTTCCTCCGCATCCCCCTGCTGTGTAAACCCTAGGGAGATTCTCTTTCGAATTTCTTGTTTACCGTGTAATGCATCTGATAGCTCTGGTTCTCCTTTGTTCCGGGCAAGTGAAAATTTCACCTTCCCGTGGTGCTCCTCGTGGACCTAAAAACCCTAGAGGCGTTTTGCCAGACATGCTGGTGCCGGTTGATGTAATTCTGTCTCTCGTGACCGGCTGGTTTGCGGCGGGGACAGTCTTCGTCTCATGAAGCAGTGCTGCACATGCCCTATGTTGTGGATTAGTGATTTTGCGTGCGCTGGCGTTAGAGATCTGGAACCTGCTTAATCCGAGGATAATTCTCTTTCTTCGATCTACGGAGCTAGCAGAATTGAATCTTTGTATGGATTATGAAAGCAAGATTCCGTTCCAGTTCACAAACGAATACAAGAATTTGCAACTTTGCAAGCAATGTACTAAATCTCTAAATTTGGAAGTTGTTATGACTTATGGCTGCTCTCTCATGCTGCTATTTTCTCTTCTGTCTTGGTTAGTTTCACTTCTGTAAACCAATGCAGCCTCCTGGCGTAGCTAAATATGTTGTTCTGAATTCCTTGCAGAGCTTAAGAAGTCCCTCAAGGCTGTTTTCTCTCAGTTTGGCAAAATTCTCGATGTGCTTGCTTTTAAGACTTTGAAGCATAAAGGGCAGGCATGGGTTGTGTTCGAAGATGTGGAATCAGCAACCAAGGCTTTGAAGGGGATGCAAGATTTTCCCTTTTATGACAAACCTATGGTGAGACAGTGAGTTAAGAGCGGAATTGTTTTAGCAGCTTTGGTTATCCTGTAATTTGATATGATTGTTACAGTACCGTATTGTTCTTAGCATAGTTAGAGCTTATGAATGCCATgcaaagagaaaaaaaaacataTGTAATAAACTAGCATTTATAGGATTATGATTTATCTAATATAAACTAGCATTTATAGGATTATGGTTTCTAAGGCAGCAAGCAAGCTTTGCTCTGACCAACTTTATGTCTGGGTGGTCTAATAAGCTAGCTTGTTGTACTTAGATTATATATCATTTATACGAACCAAGTCTCTTAGTGGATGCATCTATTCAATACCAAACCACTCCTGACTTGTTCTAATCTCTCATTTCGTTATGATACACACCTTTTATCTAATCTGCTCCTCTGCATTGTATTTTGGCTTCTGAAGCTGTACTTTTTTTTGTTGCTCATGAGTTCTTGTCTGTTTCTTTTCAGAGGATTCAATATGCCAAGACAAAGTCGGACGTTATAGCAAAAGCTGATGGCACCTTTGTGCCTCGAGAGAAAAGGAAGAGGAGTGATGAAAAACGTAAGACTCCGGTTAATGCACTTATATTTCCATATTCGCAGCTGTCCTGATATGTTGTACTTAGGTGTAGCACTACTTTAGCCCCTCAGCACTATCTTGATCTGCTCTACTTTCTTTTATTTGATACATAGCCTGTCAATTCTTAACATTGTATGTTCTGTTATTTCGTAAAACTTAACTGAAAGATGTGCTGAAGATAGACACCCTTGCATGTAGTCATGGATGGATGTTTAACCAGACTAATAGATTGGCTTGAGGAGGTATCGGTGTCACTGTCATAGTTTTAAACTTTGCACATGTTTGTGGGACATACACTACTACCAAAAtgtaaaaaaaaaataaaaaactgcCAGAATGAGACAGTTTCTTATTTTGGTTCCTGATTCCAAGTTACCAGCTGATGGTAGTCCTCAGTACCCCATTTTGACAAAAAAATAGGTTACATTTGTGAATGCAAATTTCCAACCCAGCTCAATAGATGCACTTACTTTCTTAGAGAATTCAGATTGTCTAAAATTCTTGTTCAACATTTCTTTTTGTAATCCTGCTTTACTCTTCTCTTGCACTTATTGTTACTTCTACTACATTTTTAAAATATGAATAGAAGCAAAGGTCAGTGAGCTGCTGTCGTGCAATCTGATATCAGTTTTCTGCTCAATTCACTAGATTTAGCTTTACATACTTGGACTCTTTGTTGATAAGCTATGTGCTGGGAGGAACTTCCTTAGCTAGTTTTAGTTATGGACTTATGGCAACTTTGGCTATCTTTTATATTCATGAACAGAGCTCACTAGTTTACTTTATTCTGGAATAATGCAGCTGAAAAGAAGCAGAAGCGTGAGCAGCATCATGATGTTAACCAGGCTGGCTTAGGCATGAATGCCTATCCTGGTGCTTATGGGGCACCtccggtaggtgttgtggaactgATTAGCAATGTtttttcttatttatttgttTTGCGTTTCTTATGTGATTTCTCTCAGAAACCCTCTATAGTGAATGTTTGAAATTGTTCTTGTACCCTACCTTGCTACTTCATATGGGAGGTGGCTGACCATATTCACATGAGTGGAGATTTTTGCCTCCCTGGCACCAGTGAACCTGTTTTAAAAAATATCGAAAATCACATATACAAGTTCAATTTATTTGAAAATATGGATGTAGCCAATGATTTATCCCACAAAAGTGCAAAATATTAATTTTAAATACTTCGTAttctgagctacacaaaaatgacaaatgtgTGGATCTGAGTATgtatatttcaaatctccaaatttatcagattttttcatttttgtgtatCCCGCAGTACTAGGAATTATGCAATGCAATGTTGCAGGCTTTTAGGTTTCATCATTGACTATGTCcagatttattttcagattttttgaaaCCTATAAATATGATTCTTTATTTTTTTGTAAACAAAGGGATCACTAGAGCTCGGGACCCAAAGACACTTTCCGGGACACAAATTTCCTTGTTTTATCGTCTTTACCTGCTGTTTTGTCAATCTTTCTGGGGGATGGAGTTTTTATGTCTGTGCCCAAGCTAGTGGTTCCCTGCTTGCAGAATTTGGTTCAGTAAAATATGCATTGCACCTACTGAGGATATCTATTTGGCTTCAAGAAACATCTTGAGATTTAGCTGCGAATAGCCATGACCCAATATATATACACCCAGTAATTAGGACAGGACATcttttcttcacatatgtaatttTTGTAGTTTTCTTTACATCATTCATTACTTGCTTGACCATTTTTTACAGCTCTCTCAGCTACCATTTGGTGCGGGGCCGAGGGTCATGATGCCAGAGATTATTGTGCCAAACAGTATTCTCTTCGTCCAAAATCTCCCGCACGACACAACCGCCGTGCTGGTGCAGATGCTCTTCTGCCAGTACCCAGGGTTCAAGGAAGTGAGGATGATCGAAGCAAAGCCTGGTATTGCTTTTGTGGAGTATGGAGACGAGGGGCAGGCGACCGCAGCCATGAACGCTCTTCAGGGCTACAAAATTAAAGAGAACCAAATGCTTGTCACATACGCGAAGAAGTAATGGGCTGGGCTGTAATGTTGTAGTTCTGTTTTTTGCATAATTGGTAGATCTTCATATGTAAGGTAGACTATGAAGATATTTTCGCTCCATGGATATAATCAAGTAAATTAATTTACTGCTCACCTGTGCTTATGTGCCCATGGTTGGAAGCTATTTTCGTGATCATGTATTCTTGTAGTTACGCTGTGGATTGTGATAATCTTGTTTATCTAGTTATATCTTTTGCCAATTTCATCTAAGATACCTTATCCATTTCTGTCAGCTATTTTCCCACACAAGTTGAGCACAGCTGTGAACTACTAAATGTGCATGTGCACTGCGATTTAGGTCACAAGACTAGTGGAACGAATTCTTGAGTAGGAGTAAGTAGTATCGGCAACAAGACTAGTGGACCGAATTCTTGTGTAAGTAGTATCGGCAACTACCCCTCTGTTTTAACTTACCAACATGTCCTATATTTAGGAATAGAggaagttagagcatctccagtcgcgtcccccaaaccgcgccggattgagcgtttgggggacgtgtttcgtttgtgccgcgtttgggggacgtcgctccccagtcgcgtcccccaaacaaaatttcgcaaattttaaacttaactagattcgattagattcgtccaaacttacatagattcgaacgaaatttgactaactttaaaactaaacctaatctagaaccacttgcggcggccggaggcgtcgtagtactgctggaagttatacatctcgtcggtgacgacctcctgcttgacgcgctcgtcgacgggctcgtccacgggctcgtccttcaccaagccgcttggccctgcctcgccgtcgtcggtgaggtccaccagcggcttgccggagtcgcggatggacatggcgatcgccgcgtccaggtcgcccctccaggcgtccttgtcgtccatggacgccaagaacgccgcccgcagccctgggcagtcctcggggtcgtcgctggcgGCGATGAGCCGgccgccgctcgtactccgccagcagcgccgcctgcgacggttcctccggctcctccttcacctccggcttcgggatgaggagggcgccgccgcgcctcccttgctgccgcccgctgccgctgccgccacgcctcgtgttgacgggcgtcgccggctcctccttgacctcccgtttggggacggtgtagggcgccgaccggtacgacgaggacggcgtcgatcgcgccgatcccgaggaagaagagtgcgaggaggacgagtacgtcgtcctcctcggctgccattgaggagacggcggcggcgacgacggcatctccagccgGGGAGCGCCGGTGCGgaggccgcggatgacgttctcgagggtgcgcccgaACGCCCTGCAGGGGCGCGGCCTTccctgttccagctgttggggccgccgacgaggttgtcggtgctgtgcatctcgacgtcgcacttcgcctggaagtacgacgtccaccaggcgtcgttgtcgttgaccgcccatgtcggatccctccgctcctcggcggtgagttgagcccgacgggccttgatggcgtccctccattggtccgtgcgcggcttcggcggcggcggaacgccaatgccgttcacggccatcttccagccgccgctgcttggcagcctcatgtccggcgggactggataccgggcgtggtGGCGCttcacgcctccgccacggtgaggctgccgcggccgaagccgttcgccgcggcgatcttgcgggaggacgaggtcgacattttttgagcggcgaggagaagatctgggagggggggaggcggcggcgacgataaGGGATTATGAGCGgcgagaactgcagggcgtcttaaaacagcggcggcagcgggtggttgcacacaataactccggcgcggacggccacgcggccatgcacgacgagacgcgtccctgcgtcgcctgggaaaacagggacgccattaacgtcgcttgaccaaaggtaggcgacggggttttagccttcctgtgcggctgacgggtcggccccgccactccccgcctcgcttttcgttgtgtccggcgtccccggagcgtcccctgtgggacggggacgggctcggggcgccggacaccgtatcgggccgcgccggacaaaaatgggctttggggaacgcggctggaacgctttttttgtccggcgcgccccaaatccctttgggggacgctttgggggacgcgactggagatgctcttagtagcTCCATCACAACTGCCAACTCCACAGGCTTCCTCTACAAACAGAATCCAGATGCTACATGAGTAATTTGGCCATACATTGTGCTACAAGATATATACCTCCACGAGATGATGCTATCAAGAAAAAAATACCTCCACGAGATTACAGATGGGTCTCAATCCTGTGTAGCTACCCACCTCAACATGCACAGAGTG
This Lolium perenne isolate Kyuss_39 chromosome 1, Kyuss_2.0, whole genome shotgun sequence DNA region includes the following protein-coding sequences:
- the LOC127349211 gene encoding WAT1-related protein At5g64700; this translates as MSSDAGKKAYVVAMVIQVIYTGMYVVSKAALDGGMNSFVFIFYRQAAATLLLVPLAIILERRNAPPMSLWLFTKIFLYALLGSTVSMNLHNLSLKYTSATVASATSNSIPVITFLFAVLLHLEAIKLRASSGVAKLAGVALCIAGVLVIALYAGPPLSPLNHHRAFAGHAHAAVGNKQGQWMKGTFLMLLANVTWSLWIVLQARLLKEYPNKLLVTALQCLLSTAQSLALAAAATAGRRDVWRLRLDVGLVAVAYSGFVVTGVSFYLQAWCIEKRGPVFLAMSNPLGLLLTVFCSSFFLGEVVHLGSILGGALLVAGLYSVLWGKSKELPPPPSPCLDHASAIICTVKQGSAASDGDMNMDGVKLEEKRIKLDSQV
- the LOC127349221 gene encoding U1 small nuclear ribonucleoprotein A; translated protein: MSGEAGAGGGGEANGVQPNVTIYINNLNEKTKLEELKKSLKAVFSQFGKILDVLAFKTLKHKGQAWVVFEDVESATKALKGMQDFPFYDKPMRIQYAKTKSDVIAKADGTFVPREKRKRSDEKPEKKQKREQHHDVNQAGLGMNAYPGAYGAPPLSQLPFGAGPRVMMPEIIVPNSILFVQNLPHDTTAVLVQMLFCQYPGFKEVRMIEAKPGIAFVEYGDEGQATAAMNALQGYKIKENQMLVTYAKK